Genomic segment of Anguilla rostrata isolate EN2019 chromosome 13, ASM1855537v3, whole genome shotgun sequence:
CACGCTCCCCTGCAATGCATGACCTTATGACCTTGTGTTCCTCAgcacagctcctcctcctctgggcTTGTGGACAGAAATGACTGTTTATACAAAGTATAGGACTCTACTAAATAATGCATTGACTGGTATCCAGATTAATAAAAACAGATCTCTTGAAAATTTTAGTTGATATCTTTGCTATGCAGACTGTATAAGTTTTAGAGTAATGCTGGTTTCAGAAGGAGTGTTTGTAgtagaaatatttaaatcatttgATACCCACTAGAAGGACAGATAGCTGGAGGCATTCTTTGCCTCATAAAAAGATAACAGCTCTACCTTCCAATACTTCAGTGTCAGTTTAACAGCAAAAACATCTGCTATAAATAGTAGCTGGCCAATGGCATTGTGTCAGCAATGTTCTTCACAGTGCGGATCTGTTGTTCTagtatgtaaataaaaactgcCACCTGGCCTTACTGCTGTTTCACAGTGATATTGCCAGTGTCATGCCAGCGCCACAGAAGATTGTATTTACGTTTTCAAATCCCCACCCCTTTTAAGTGTGAATGGAATTTTGCAACCAAAAAATAATCTTTGGGCCTTCTGCTCcccatgcaaaacatttttttttgtagcaataACACTGTTAGATGTCCTTTGAGTCAACTATATTTGATTCAGTCTTGGGagtggtgtttgtgtttaatgagaAGGAATTAAGTTTTAATTGAGCATGCCCTTTAGTCAGCTTTAGTAATTCTCCTGCGATGTGGTTTTACTGTAGGGTTTTTAGATGCTTTGTAGTGGATATGGCTTTTATTGTTGGTATAATGTGACTTCACAGGAGCTGATCAGTCCCGAATCATGCAGGAACAGATGAGTGGGGCTGCCATGGCCATGCCAGCCGACACCAACAAGGCTTTTAAGGTAAATCTAGAAATGGTTAGCTAGAGTACAGATTAAAATGGTTCTTATTTCATTAAAGTATGGTGCGGTCCATTCATGTAGCTAGTGTGTGCTTTTGATAATAACTGTATTCTATGTTCTATGACAAGTCTGTGCTCTCCACCCTCCCAAGGCTGAATGGGAAGCCCTGGAGCTGACTGACCACCAGTGGGCACTAGAGAGTGTGGAGGAGGAACTGATGAGCAAGGAGCTGGACCTGGATGGAATGTTCAGCAGCGAGTTGCCCACTGGCATCTTCTGATTGCATGTGCACTACTAGAGATTGCTAATGGGTTCAGTCTTTTGCTAAAATTAGTTAGGGAGGACATCTTATGTTGAGCTGCTTGAAATAATCCAGTGATGATCAACAATGAACAATTGGTGCGACTGATGTTTTGATTAATTTCTAAATCAGTTCTAcaacatgatttattttaaagtgagCATTATTGCTACTACATAAACTGAATCAAGGCCCTTCCCTATTAAGAAACTTgtctaacaaaaataaaaaaataagtaattttaCTAAGTAAATGTGGGGAGTTTCCTTGAATCATGAACTCTAGATCATCACTGAAGGATACCATCAGCAATGGAAAAGCCATTTTCAAACAGCTCCTAGTGTAATGATGTTACTGTAGGGGGCTTTCAAGGAAAATTGCAGCCTGTCTCTTTCATCCAACCCCTTTGTTTTGCTGCTGCCTCCTTTTAATGTCTAGTGTTCTGTTTCTTCTGTCCATTCCCTCTTTGGTTGCTATAATTCCTGAGTTGAGGACACTGGTGATGGCATGTGGCCATTGATGTGGCCCACTAACTCTGATaccttgtttgtgtgtggaaatgtttgtgttttctttttattatggACCCCACTCAGTTTTTTGTAACATTATCCTCTGTTTTGTAAAGAGACTGTTTTGACAAGACCTAtatgagtgcagtgtgttaatTTCTTGGCTACACCATGCATTATTATAGAATTTTCATATTACTCAGACAAGTGTATTCTCAATTATTGGAGAATGTTAATGCCATATTTAAGACGACCCAGTTTTAGTTTCCACAGAATGACAATAAAGTCAGGCACACATTGTCAGAAAGCGACTCCTATGAACAACAAGAGTAACTGGCAGATGACAAGTAGCCTGCTTATTATGTATGGTACTTTATCTAAAGCTAAAAAGAAATGACTCGTTTAGAATCGGTAGGAATTACAATgattttatttctattatttgATAGGCAGCTACTGAAATGATTGGATTGTTACTGTAACGAGGTAAACACTCACGACTTAACTAGCTGTAAGAAGTTATGAACGGCAACTGTATCTGTTTATTATGTTATTTCAAACATAACAAGGGCTAGTGACATCAAAGCTCGAGCGCGCCGCTGCCGTTTGAAGTTCCAGTAACTGGCAGGGAAAGGAActtggagtgtgtgtggctcGTGGGCCCGTGACTCATATTTCCGTTGCATCCGCGCACCGCAGGTCCAACTCAGTAACGGCACGATGGCTGAGGGAGGCGGATCCGAATCGGGTAGCGGGGCTGAGCCTGATGCGGAGCCGGTATCTGGTCAGACACGCGTACCTTTAACGGACAGCCAAAAGCAGGGTATTGAGCGACTTCTAAAGACACCATTGCGAAACGGAGATGAATGGTGAGAGATGGTCCTAATTTTACGCTACGGAGccctagccagttagctagcaaaCGTTATTCCGTTTCTTGTGTAAAAGGGGCCCTGCGTCAGGATTTCGTAGCTGGGAAACCCATGGGTACGAGGCAGGGTTTATGCCACAGGGCATCTGGGAACGGTCACTGGGTATTATTTACTAATGTGTACCGTTATGTCTTAGAGCCGTGTTAGCTACTAGCTGTGTCTAAACAAACTGTTTGGTTGCAGTCGTGGCTAACTGGCTAGAAATACAGGTGCCCTCGTCCAACACCCTTGGATGCGGTGGTTAACTAAATATCCCACTGGCACGGTGTACACGGACCAGGAAAGTGCGTGGACATACAGGCCGCTGGCTAGTTCGTTGTCCCATTAACTGTGGTTAagtttgctaacgttagctactgcTTTGTCATTTTCACTGGATGACACCCAGCTACTACCTTGTTTGGTAGCTACTTCTTCCCATGGTTTGGTAGTTTCAATCGCAAACGCAGATAGTTTGCTACCTCGATGTCCAGTTATTATTGCATGCACAGCAGTACGAGCAGAAGACCACTAATGTTGGTCAGTCATTTATATTTCACGTTGTAGGTATACTCGGGTTTCAGAATTCTACATTGTCTTTCTGACTGTCGAAGCAACATTGATAGCTTATTGCTTGATGCCTGCTAGCTTCTTTGACTGTGCTTTTATTATATAACTTCATAGAAACTTTTGTTAAATTCTTACTTTTGCTCTTAATAACAGTTCCTacgaaaaaacaaaacacgttTCATGAAACCTGGGTGAACCTTCGAATTTTTATTACAGGTGTATTAGCGGACGAATGCCAATTGTTCTTACCTTACATCGAAAATGCGCGTGCTTGTTCttgttgatttgcataaggaaacaccctagcaatcccATAAATGGCATGCCTCCTTCTGGATCGTGTGCAAACATCGGCCATAGTTCTCTGCAACTGTATCTGCGTCCTATATGCGCAGTCCCCGAAGACGTGCGCTCTTCCAAAGCAAGATTCGCTaagtaatccaaaatgcagCAATACGCCATTGCTAAATGTCGGCTGCGCGCGTGTGggtctttatatatatatcattatcAATAAAATACGTCATAAATCACTTTCATCAATAAACGAAATGAACTACACAAAACAAGGTTATTATCGTGAAAACTAAGACGAAGTGCGATAAAaagtaaactgaaataaaaatgaaaacgagTTTTTGAGCAAACTAAACTGAAACTACTGAATCTCcatttaaatctaaataaaaatgaactgaaatttgAGGTTTTGTTAACGTGTTAATGTAGTTAAAATCAATAGCATATTTAGTATTAACGTATTGTTATAGGCTATGACCTACTTAAAGTTactttgaataataaatattttgtagaTTTAGATCTTaccaaaggaagaaaaaaagaatactgaaatgtttgtggaaacattTGTAAGCACAGTTAACGATtaaatgtgatcgtacgcatgttttgCACATTATCCGTATTGGACTATGAAGTGTATGCAATCTGTATGAGGTTATCCAGAGCAGCACTTTTAGTACAGTTAAAATTATGATATCCTTACTGTTACTATGTTGGTAAGAGTGACTAGAGTGACCTATGTTTGAGGGTTAATTTGCTTCTTGTTGTCATGTTACCTTTCAGGTTCTTCTTAACTTGGTAACAAAATGttaccatttttatatttttaccatATGGAGAAACGTTGGAGATGTCATAGTGGTGGTcttgagattttgtttttttcccctagaAATTTTActacatacaatacaaatattatGCAAATCACATATTTCACTCTCTCAACTCTCCAACATCTTCAGTATTGTAGTGTGATTTATCTTCTTTCCTAGGTTTCTGGTTGACTGTCGGTGGTTTAAACAGTGGAAGAAGTATGTGGGTTTTGACAGTTGGGATCTGTATAATGTTGGACATCAGAGTCTTTATCCAGGACCTATTGACAACTCCGGGCTGTTCTTGGGTAAGCTGGAGCCAAATACTTTACACATAAAGCTGTGTTTCTGGGCATCATCTCTCATCACACAGTTACTTAATTTCTAAATGTAAGCCTCAGGATCTTTGGCAGTCTGTGGTCATTTCatggaaaatttatttttggttataGCCCAGAGGAATGTAAATTTGAGCATGCAGTTCAAGATCAGGATGGAAAATTCTAACCTATACATTCTTGCTCTTTGGTTTTAGTTCTTTTTCATAATTGTTTGCTTATTACAGAAATGTCAGCCTATGCTGTACATGTGGTATACAaactttgtgtttttgaaatgttttgaaatggatACTGACGCCCTCTATGCTGTTGTGCCACAGACAATGAAACTCAGACCCTGAAGGAAAACCTTATAGATGAGCTGGACTATGTTCTTTTGCCCACTGAAGCCTGGAACATTCTTGTTGGGTGGTACGGGTGCTTGGAGGGCCAGCGCCCCATCGTCAGAAAGGTGTGGTGGCCTTTTCGCTCTTTCAGAAGTCCAGTCCAATCATaatggtggtgttgggggttgCTTTGCAGAGTGACACAAACATGTGAATCAGAAATAGGCAAGCACCCCCCTGATAGGAGAAAGAAGTATATTGTCTATTTAGTATGGGCCGTGGCTACGGTTGACAAAAAATTGAACAATAAGCTTTATACAGACAGTtactgaacaaacaaaacaatggctATAGATGCATGTACTCTTTGCGCTTTGGACCAATGCCTTTCAATCGATATGGTCATCTTCAGGCAGGGATGAATATCTGAGTTGTGTTGGCTTTTCTGGCCTCTGGTTTATGGACAAGGTGAGCTACTGTATTTTTGTGTCCTCCTCCCCATCAAAGAAGTAAGCTCAGTAAGGAATTTAGTAATCTAGACCATCATGTAGGATTGAGTGGCCACGAAACTACCATTCAGATCTGTTcagcagacattttaattaagtggaataatgtagtttttttatttaatgtgaaggctctttataaaatgtatattgtttTAGGAGTGAGCCTTATTAAAGCCGCACTGCTTGCAACAGAATCTCAGTTTGCACATTTTTGGCTCTTGCAGCAAACTCAGTTCATTTTGTATGAAGGTTGTGGACTGTAGCTAACTCGTGTGTTTGGGGTGATTTTTTGACTCTCCTCTCTATAGGTGGTGGAATACGGCATGTTTGTGAAGCACTGTAAAGTTGAGGTCTACCTACTGGAGCTCAATTTATGTGAGAACAATGACATGGAGAATGTGGTGACGAGACATTTCAGCAAGGCTGACACCATAGGTGAGAAAAATACCCATCCACTGAAGCACTGCTAGGACCCTTGTTGGGGAAGGCAAAACCTGAGAGATGTTTACGCTCAGTGTTTCAACTCCCAATGTCGTTGTCTTGAAATATGACCCGTCCACCTCTCCACAGACACGATCGAGAAGGAGATGAGGTCACTGTTCAATATCCCAAGAGAAAAGGAGACCCGTCTGTGGAACAAATACATGAGCAACACGTACGAGCAGCTGAACAAACCGGACAGCACCGTGCAGGATGCTGGCCTCTTCCAGGGCCAGGTAACAGACAAGACCCTACACGCCCCAGAGGCCTGCTGCTATGCATATGGCCTTGTTGGTCTGAAATGTCCCTAGCTGGGACTAATTATTTTTGCGCCACTGAGGTATTGAAATGAAAGGCCTTTTGGTTAGCAGCCATAGATAGCGGTAGATTTTCGTGTCTGTTTTCCCCTCCCCTTTGACATTGCTGACTGTGAGTGCTCTGTGTCAAACAGCTGATCAGGCAGCAAATGGTCAGCACTGTGCATCTAACTGGTTTGTGGCTCACAGGTGCTTGTGATTGAACGGAAGAATCAGGATGGCACATGGCCCAGGCAAGCCAAACACTCAAAGTAAGTAAATACCGTTTGTGGGGCAAATACGTATCCATTTAACACCCACTGAAAAAACCAGCTGGATTGATTGTTTCTGTTATGAATTTATCTGCTACATTGGCCTGGAATATGTGACTGAGGTTGCAGATGTCTTTCATCCCAGTAGATGTCACCCTTCCACGTATCCCATCGTTCATATCACCCAATATGAGCAAGTATAGGTCAGGCTTGAATTAATTGATATGTGATTAAAAATGGGATAAATAAGTCATTTGGACTACAATGGAGGTTTATTGTTTTCTTAGGTCTAGTACCACCACATCTCGGAACTTCTCTACCTCTCCAAAGCTTTCCTCCAGCTCCTCGGCCACCATCACTTCGACGGTGACCAACGGGAACAGCGGCATTAACTCCGATTACACGCTGAACAACAGCACCTCCTCTGACAGCAGGCAAGTCCACAGCACAGCGCTTGTTATTTCAGGTACACCACAGTTTCACACTGTGGGAAGTCTGGCTAGAGCCATCCCAATTAAAGGTTCTCTGCCCTCACAGTTTGGGAGGCTACAGTTCCTACAGTTCATCCTACAACTACAAAGAATCCCAGTCCCAGCCAGGCCTGTGTGGCCTCAGTAACCTGGGCAACACCTGCTTCATGAACTCTGCCCTGCAGGtacgcacacgtacacgtagatttatgaaattgtgaaaaaagcAGGGTAGGGTTAAAATCTTGAATTTAGTAAAATGTTTATGAGTAGTTAAATGGGTTAATTTCTTGCATGTGAATATTTGATAAACAGTGAACAGTCTTTGCGATTGTAAAATGGCTCTAAATTATACTAATGCAGcgccctctcctccctgcctcaTAGTGCCTGAGCAACACCTCCCCTCTGACAGAATACTTCCTGAATGACCAGCATGAAGCCGAGCTGAACCGGGAGAATCCGCTGGGAATGAGGGGGGAGATTGCTGAGGCTTACGCTGACCTGGTCAAGCAGATCTGGCTCAGCCGGAGCTGCTTTGTAGCTCCCCGCACATTTAAGGTGAGCAGTCGATTGCTTCTGCTGGACAATAGAGCTGGACAGACTAGTAAATGCCTCGTTGTCTTACTGTATGTCTGTCCCTTTTCCTACCTGcatcctcctcaccccccctccccccagacccAGGTGGGGCGCTTTGCACCCCAGTTCTCAGGGTACCAGCAGCAGGACTCTCAGGAGCTGCTGGCCTTCCTGCTGGACGGGCTTCACGAGGACCTCAACCGAGTGAAGAAGAAGCCTTATCTGGCTCTGAGGGATGCAGAGGGCCGACCAGACGAGGTATCACAGGCAAACCGCCCCGACTGCGTCTCAGTGGGGCTCTGAAATGAGAGGGCTTGAACAACTGactcaaaataatgaataaaatagaaCTTCATttctaaaactgtttttattccaATGCCTTCCTGCGTGGATCCTCTTTGTATTCTTCAGATGTACTGCTATAAATAATGtggaaaattttttttgcaagtttCTTTGGAAAAGTGACGACAGCTAATTTAACCCTTAGAAGCCTTTAATCTCTATCGCATGACTGAACgtgggattgtttttttttttttttttgttaggcAGTGAAGACTTGCGACTCTCAAATATGTTGAATAGGCCAATAATAAAAACGGGTGTCTACATTTCGCCTAGATTACTGCGTCCTCACCAACAGTAGtacctgctgaacacacacacacatagcaccaCCATGTCATATCTATGCCTTAGCTTGTCATTTCTTTATGGATAATATGGGTTATCTATTACATAGACCTGCTTCTGTATAAAGCTGAAGAATGGGAAAATTTCAGAATCACCTTGGGTCTCTAAAGCCCCTTTTACACATGGAACCCATAACATTGCCGGTGTCAAGGCTGTTTGCACATGACATGACCATTCTGGATAGGATGTCTACCCTCTAAAGCAATGCAGGGCAAATGTTACGTTAGTTCGCCTAAAACATCTAGgtatttcacagaaaaatagTTTGGCAGGGATGTAAGTCTTACCAACATGACACGTTTGAAGAATGATAGTTTAAAGCTAACTAATGGTAACAGCTTTAGCCTATATAGCTGAGTTATTTGATCCCAAATAGCTAAAGTTATACAAATAGTGGAAGCATGGCTTATCAGCTAAAAATCATTGCTTATATGCAGTTGTTTTTGGCAAAGTGCAATATGGCATTAGCCAGCTTTCTGCATTTGGGTAAAAAAGCAACTTAAAACTGGAACAGCCTGACACAGATGTTTACCAGAGAGAAACATTGCATAACGCACAAACAATTCGTTAGGCAATGATGACAATATTATATTAGTGTTCTTGATAGACAAAGCCATGTAAAGCAAGGACAGTGACATtgtttattcataaaataaatgttcaaatttcccttacaaaattacacaatgcaGCTCCAATGTCTTCTATGTGCAGTGTCTCATATTTGTGCAAGAACTGTTGAGAGGGCATATTCAGTGAAGTATTTATTGAAGAAATTGTACAACAAAAACCTTTTGTGAAAAGCGCATTAAAATGTCGAAACCCTTTGCTTGCTTTATCCGGgaatgttgctgcttttgttcaaATTAGCGCTGTGGCGGAAGATTTCCATAAATCTTACCAGACCCAGCAAATTGGAGGAACTTCTTTTATGGAAAATAAGCTCCAGCTCCTATTCACACGATACCGACATTGGAAAATTGCCATAAAATATATGGGTTAAGatgcatgtgtgaaaggggcttaagggttaatgtaatgtaatacactgATTAAGGATATATTTGTATCAAATATTACTATATTGGTGTGCAATTctacattttcaatgttttcttCATTGTTTGAATGGGGTTGCAGTTCCATTTATAAATAACCTTATTTGGCAAATTcgggtatttatttatttatttgtttgtttttgtgcattcaGATCGTAGCAAGAGAAGCCTGGACAAACCACCGTCTGCGCAACAGCTCTGTCATAGTGGACATCTTCCACGGCCTCTTCAAGTCTACTCTGGTTTGCCCTGAGTGTTCTAAGGtctctgtgacctttgaccctttcTGCTACCTCACTCTGCCCCTTCCCATGAAGAAGCACCGCAGCATTGAGGTTCTCCTGGTCCGCGCCGACCCCCAGGCCAGACCCATGCAGGTGAGACCTCGGGAGCGGCCATgctctttctgaatgtgtgtcGGTGTGATTGGTGTAATTGCCTTGCTTTCGTAATCTCCAGTTCTGGCACTGTGGCTGAGGAGTCAGATTCGTTGAACTTTGACCCGGGTTAGTGTGCTGATAAACAGTCTGCATGTGCAGAAAAGCCAGGCGCCATGCACGGGTCTCTCTGTTTTCCAGTACAGGGTGGTGGTTCCCAAGCTGGGCAATGTGGCTGACCTCTGTGCTGCcttgtctgctctctctggacTCCCTGCAGGGAATGTGAGTCCTTCTATTTCACCATCTGTCTCAACCTCTACCTGTATTTCACCAGATCACACATTGCACATTGACAACATGCTGGGATGCATTCAACTATTTCAAAAGAGCTTGAAGTTTTGAAAGAGCTGTCTTGTTTGGTTAATATCTAAACAAAGGTTATGCTGCCCTTTATTTAATTAGGGAATATCAAAAGCCAAGAAAAGTGTGGTTCTTTTCAGCCTCTGGGAATCACACTCATTCTTTGTGACAGAAGGACTGAATCGTTAGTGCAGATTATGTAAATGATATAGAACCTCACCAATATCTTTCTAGATGGTGGTGGCTGACGTTTACAGTCATCGGTTTCACAAAATCTACAGACGGGACGATGGCCTCAGTAACATCCTGGAGAAAGATGACATCTTTGTGTAAGTGGTTCATTTGCACTCATTTGCGTTTTGCTTCCAAGGCTGCAATAAAAGGATGGGCTTGTTAGCCTAGCGTACACCGTCACACTTTTACAATCACAACAACAAGGGAAGGTCTCCAGTCGGGCATATTGAATCCGAATTGCAGCCCTTATGCTGCGTCTTACCTCCTGCCTGTTTTGTGATCATGATGGTTTTTTTCTGTACAAAGCACTTTGCAAAAACCCAaaggtgtgcatgcatgcggagaagctctgattggctctcgcTCCCCGTTGCAGGTacgaggtggaggaggaggacacaGAGAAGCTCAACCTGCCACTGTACTTCCGGGAGCGGCACGTGAAGCACACGGGCGGCTCCATGGGCACCATGCTCTTCGGCCAGCCGCTCATCATCACCATCCCCCGCCAGAACCTCACCGTCGACCTGCTGTATCACAAAGTGCTGGAGCGGATAGGGTGAGTGGGCATTGCGCatctgctgttttctgtttaagGCTGGGGAGAGCAAAAACCCTAAATCCCGTATGAACTTAGGCTTATGAATGCCCGATCCCTATACTGTTGTTTTCATGGAGATGATGAATAAGATAGAGGGGAAGGGTGATGAgagcagagtcagagtcagattTTTGTGGGAGCCTGTGCAGAACAGAGGCAGTGCTGGTACAGCATGCAGTGCTGTGCTATGCTTGTGTATAGGGTGAGGCTGGTTGCATCATTGTTTCCCTTTTTCAGGCGCTATGTAAAGCAGCCCCAGCGCTCTGCTTCTGAGACCAAGATCTCTGCCTCccggagcagcagcagcagcagcagcagccaagCAGCAGAGTCCGCAACGGCAACCAATCACAACGCAAACCTGGCGAGGTGTGAAAGCCCTCATTCAGTTGAGGCTTCATGCAGCTCAGGGTTTACCAATGGCACTGACCGACCACAGGGGGGACATTCTGGGACCTGCAATGGCCCCAATGGCATGTGTGGAGGTAAGACTCTGTTCACAGAAGTAACTCAACCTCTCTTACATTCCTGATGAATGTGGATAGTCTGAGTAGCCACAAAATCTCTGGTGTCGTACTGTGAACTGAACATACACATGAATTTTTCAAGTTGCATCTAAATTGTTCTTAATTTGCATCTGCAAACAAGTTGCATCTGttctaaaatgcatttagaaGCTTGCAGATTTGAGTCCATGAGCTGGGAGATCTAACACTGAGAGGTGATGATGGGAAagccctgtgtgtgtcctgcagaggaggaggaagctaTGGATCAGCAGGTTAGCCCGGTGCCACAGAGCAGCCAATCGGAGTCCTCGGTGGGGGAGGACGAGGACTCGCAGGCCCTGGAGAATGGCACCATTGGCGGCACTTCCAAGCTGAGCAGAAAGCGTGGCTCCATTCGGCGCAAGCTGTTCTCTTTCAACATGGTGAACTCGTATGGAACAGCCAACATCAGCCCACTGCCTTGCGAGGGAAACATCCTCAAACTCAACAGCAAGTATCTTACCAGCCCCTTTTAACATGTTTGGCTCTGCTCAAATTTCTCTTGCTCTGCAAGTGTAAGGTTTGGTCTGTGAGTTTTGGTAAgcgtattaaaaaaaactacatttttcacTAAGTGAAAATTCCGATAGTGTGATATATATTTACTGAGCAATGACCAGATgttctttgtctgtgtgtgtacagtgcattCCACAGTGGCAATGGACTGGAACTGGGAAATTAAGAAGCTGTGCTTCGATGACAGAGAGGCCGAGGTAAGTATAGTCAGTCCCTCCCAAGTCAAGTGCTGGGCCTAGTAGACCACCTTGTGTGCACATTCgtttgcttgtttgcttgttttgtttgtttattctgaCATAAACCAACCCCTGGACCCCCAGGCATTTGAGAGACATGAGAGCATGCTTcagcagcagaagaagaagTCCACCGTGGCCCTCAGGGAGTGCATCGAGCTCTTCACCACCATGGAGACGCTGGGAGAGCACGACCCCTGGTAGGCCtcttcccacaattccctgagTGACACTCAATGTTTGTCTTACAAGGAAACTTTGATTTCTGATTTTATGCTGGCCTGTTCATATTGCCATACTAAGGAAGCTCAGTTTCTGGAAGAATttgttttcttacttttttgGTCAGCTTTAACAGTATAGATTGATTGTGTTGATTTCAGAGCTGAATGTTATGTTGAGGTTGCTGCTAATCTGCTTTCTGACCCTATAGGTACTGCCCCACCTGTAAGAAGCACCAGCAGGCCACTAAGAAGTTTGACCTGTGGTCTCTGCCGCACATCCTAGTGGTGCACCTGAAACGTTTCTCCTATAACCGCTGCTGGAGGGATAAACTGGACACAGTGGTAGACTTCCCTGTTAGGtacactgcagccctgagaCAAATGCCTCGCTCCATTCCATGATTCTCTAATAAGGATATTAATAAGGCTTTTTGAACAGCCGTTCTCTCCCGCACTTCATTAGTTAATAGTGAAAGCTGCATACCTGTCTGGATGGCTTGTGAGGTCAATGGTTATCCAATTTTTTTACAAGAAACTGCTTGATTAAGTATGGATTAACGGGATGGGACATAGTCAGTATTTGTAtcctctgtgtctgtttgaAGTGTTTTGGTGTATCAGTCACAAGGAACACAGTTCTTGGATAAATATGCAGATCATCACTGTAATAGTGAGCAATCCAGAGTTAATGATGGAGTCTGCATCCAACCTTTAATATTCAATTAGAAATCTTACAATGCTGGTCACAGGATTAAATATTACCACTGGCTGACCCGTTTTAGCTGGATGAGCTTTTTGCAAAGTTTGCACACTAGATGGCACTGATTCAGGAAGGCTTGTTTGGAAAGCAGCCAGAAATAGGAGGAAGTTAGACTCTTCCTCCTATTTctgttgtaaatatttacagtgcagaccttttgtgttttttactCTTGAAAAGGAAGGACAACTAAAATTGTATACAACACCCACACTGCTGTGCATGTTGAAACATAttgttttcttccttctttgtcaacattttaatgatcttgtaaaaaaatagaaaacatttacacattaaatGCAGTTTTGGTTTTATACCTTAAAACCAAAGCATTTTGTACATTTAGATTTTTGCC
This window contains:
- the LOC135237243 gene encoding ubiquitin carboxyl-terminal hydrolase 4-like isoform X2, whose translation is MAEGGGSESGSGAEPDAEPVSGQTRVPLTDSQKQGIERLLKTPLRNGDEWFLVDCRWFKQWKKYVGFDSWDLYNVGHQSLYPGPIDNSGLFLDNETQTLKENLIDELDYVLLPTEAWNILVGWYGCLEGQRPIVRKVVEYGMFVKHCKVEVYLLELNLCENNDMENVVTRHFSKADTIDTIEKEMRSLFNIPREKETRLWNKYMSNTYEQLNKPDSTVQDAGLFQGQVLVIERKNQDGTWPRQAKHSKSSTTTSRNFSTSPKLSSSSSATITSTVTNGNSGINSDYTLNNSTSSDSSLGGYSSYSSSYNYKESQSQPGLCGLSNLGNTCFMNSALQCLSNTSPLTEYFLNDQHEAELNRENPLGMRGEIAEAYADLVKQIWLSRSCFVAPRTFKTQVGRFAPQFSGYQQQDSQELLAFLLDGLHEDLNRVKKKPYLALRDAEGRPDEIVAREAWTNHRLRNSSVIVDIFHGLFKSTLVCPECSKVSVTFDPFCYLTLPLPMKKHRSIEVLLVRADPQARPMQYRVVVPKLGNVADLCAALSALSGLPAGNMVVADVYSHRFHKIYRRDDGLSNILEKDDIFVYEVEEEDTEKLNLPLYFRERHVKHTGGSMGTMLFGQPLIITIPRQNLTVDLLYHKVLERIGRYVKQPQRSASETKISASRSSSSSSSSQAAESATATNHNANLARCESPHSVEASCSSGFTNGTDRPQGGHSGTCNGPNGMCGEEEEAMDQQVSPVPQSSQSESSVGEDEDSQALENGTIGGTSKLSRKRGSIRRKLFSFNMVNSYGTANISPLPCEGNILKLNMHSTVAMDWNWEIKKLCFDDREAEAFERHESMLQQQKKKSTVALRECIELFTTMETLGEHDPWYCPTCKKHQQATKKFDLWSLPHILVVHLKRFSYNRCWRDKLDTVVDFPVRDLNMSEFVCDPMAGPYVYDLIAVSNHYGGMGGGH
- the LOC135237243 gene encoding ubiquitin carboxyl-terminal hydrolase 4-like isoform X4, encoding MAEGGGSESGSGAEPDAEPVSGQTRVPLTDSQKQGIERLLKTPLRNGDEWFLVDCRWFKQWKKYVGFDSWDLYNVGHQSLYPGPIDNSGLFLDNETQTLKENLIDELDYVLLPTEAWNILVGWYGCLEGQRPIVRKVVEYGMFVKHCKVEVYLLELNLCENNDMENVVTRHFSKADTIDTIEKEMRSLFNIPREKETRLWNKYMSNTYEQLNKPDSTVQDAGLFQGQVLVIERKNQDGTWPRQAKHSKSSTTTSRNFSTSPKLSSSSSATITSTVTNGNSGINSDYTLNNSTSSDSRFSALTVWEATVPTVHPTTTKNPSPSQACVASVTWATPAS